The Flavobacterium johnsoniae UW101 genomic interval TCTTACCATCCCAGCGTTGTTTTTATTTGGCTATTGCTGTGACATAGCAGCTATTGTTTTTGGCGCTGTTCTTTTCGGGCTTGGATTTGGAATATACGACACCAATAATATGCCTATTCTTTGTCAGTTCGTTGCTCCCCGTTACAGGGCTACGGGATATGGAATTATGAATTTTGTTGGTATTTCGGCAGGAGCTGTTATTACAGAGTTTTTAGGAAAAGCCGCTGATAATGGAGGAATGAGACACGTTTTTGTACTACTCTTATTTGTAGTTTTTAGTGCAATTGTTTTACAACTGGTGAGCCTGCATCCAAAAACTATTGATATGACTGATGAAATTATCAAATAGAGCTTCATACAAAATGGACTTTATCTGATAATCTTCAGTAATTAAAAGCGATCTGAAAGAAAAAAGTAAAGAGAAAAAAGCAATCCTTTTAACTAACAATTTTGATAATCATGTAGAGCAAAATTGATCCTTTATTTATTTCTTTCTAATCAGTGTTTTTACATATTCCATTTCACTATCATATCCTGCAAGATACTCCTTGATGGTTGGCTGTAATTCATAATCAGGCAAAACGCCGCGCCCAAAGGGAATTGAATCAGCTTTAGGTTCTATTACAAATTTACATAAGGGAATACGGCCTGTTACAGCAGAATTAGGAAGAGTGAAACTTAGAAAACTGCCGCTTGAATTCCCGTAATAACCACCGCCGGTTTCCTCACCAATGAATTTTGCATGAGTATAGTTTTTTGCCAGTGCGGCAAATTCTGAACCTCCCGAAAAAGTGAGACCCGAAATTAAAATATAAAGGTCTCCTTTAAAGTTTTTTATATTCGGTTTCTCCCCTATATAATGTCCCTCTTTATTTAAGTATCTGCCGTCAGTTGAAAGATAAAAATCCTCCTTTAATTCTTCGATCAGGATTTCTTTTTGACCTGCATAATTAGTATGCTCCAGAAATGAATAGGTAAACCCTGGAATCTCTACATATTTGTATTTTTTATACTCTTCATTGGTCAGGTAAGATAAAAAGTGATCTTCCATTCCCTGCTCTCCTCCTTCATTTTTTCTGATATCAATAATCAGATGTTTTATTTTTTGAGAAGAAATGCTGTCAAAGGCTTTTTCCAGAAATAACTGAAATCCTTTTCGCTTATCAGTATAACTTCCCAAACTAAAAGTGTTGACCGTAATAACTGCTGTTGAAGTTATTGGATCTATAGAAAAATCAGATGATTTACTGAATGTATAATTAGGAACCTGCTTTTTAATTTCTTCATATAGTTTTGTGAACTCCTTAAAAGTGCAGGAAGGAATGTTTTCATAAACTATTTTAGTATTGTTATCAGGATTTAGAAGTTCCAGTGTAATAAATTTGGAAGCAGGAAAATAACGTGCATAATATTTAGAAAATGCTCCTTCAATCCATCGGTATTTACTCGTCATATTAAATCCGTCTGCGGGCTCAATTTCCAGCATTTTTGCCATGATATTTTCTATGGCTTCACCGTTTATTTTTGAAAGAACAAGACCTTTTAATTTGAAATCTTTATAATCATTTATGACATATATTTTTTTATCTAAAACTTTAATTCCAAATGGCAGATAAGTTCCCTTTTGCTTTAAAAAAGCTGTAGTTTCATCAGAAATTTTAATGTTGCAGTGTCCTTCCTTGGTAAACGAAACCACCGGAGCAAGTATCCTGTAAAATTCTAAAGCATTCATAGGTGCTTTTATTTTGCTTTTCTGCAGATTACAGATACTGTCAAATTGTGTTCTTGAATTGTACCAAAGACCAACTCTGGTTTCGTAATAGGCATTCTGGAGTAAATCAAAATCAGAAAGAAGATTTTTAACCGGGATTTTTTCAAGTGTATTAGGAACTTTTTGCAGTCGAATTGTATATTTTCCAGACTCTGAATTTGATTTTTCATCAAGAGGTTTAATCCCAACTTCAAATTCATCGGTTTTGTCAGGAGAAAACAAAATTTTCTCAGGACCGTTCTTGCCATTTGGAGAGTCAACTTCGGCCATTAGTTTCCCTTCTTTGTTTATAATCGAAACTATAAGATCTATTCCCTGCTGCTGTACATTTAGAGCATAATAGGTGTCTGCGGTAAGTTTAATTTTAAAAAAATGCTCCTCACCTCTTTTTATTTCAAGATTGTCAATCAGCTGGT includes:
- a CDS encoding S41 family peptidase; translated protein: MKKRFFSIFLALCVCISLTAQHKKQTIKLNQLIDNLEIKRGEEHFFKIKLTADTYYALNVQQQGIDLIVSIINKEGKLMAEVDSPNGKNGPEKILFSPDKTDEFEVGIKPLDEKSNSESGKYTIRLQKVPNTLEKIPVKNLLSDFDLLQNAYYETRVGLWYNSRTQFDSICNLQKSKIKAPMNALEFYRILAPVVSFTKEGHCNIKISDETTAFLKQKGTYLPFGIKVLDKKIYVINDYKDFKLKGLVLSKINGEAIENIMAKMLEIEPADGFNMTSKYRWIEGAFSKYYARYFPASKFITLELLNPDNNTKIVYENIPSCTFKEFTKLYEEIKKQVPNYTFSKSSDFSIDPITSTAVITVNTFSLGSYTDKRKGFQLFLEKAFDSISSQKIKHLIIDIRKNEGGEQGMEDHFLSYLTNEEYKKYKYVEIPGFTYSFLEHTNYAGQKEILIEELKEDFYLSTDGRYLNKEGHYIGEKPNIKNFKGDLYILISGLTFSGGSEFAALAKNYTHAKFIGEETGGGYYGNSSGSFLSFTLPNSAVTGRIPLCKFVIEPKADSIPFGRGVLPDYELQPTIKEYLAGYDSEMEYVKTLIRKK